The Verrucomicrobiia bacterium nucleotide sequence CCCGGCCGCTCCGGGCCCAGGCAGCGTCTCCACGCAATGAGGCCGATGATCCGGCCTTTGGCGCGTACTTCCGCCAGGAAACGGCCCTGCTCTCCAGGCGATGTCTGGCCGGGATATCGTCTCTGCAGGACTGGCAAACGCGCCGCGCGGAATTGCGGCGTCAACTCCAGGAAATGCTCGGCCTGTGGCCGCTGCCTGAGCGGACCGAGTTGCATCCGGTGATCACAGGCCAGCTCGAAGAGGAGGAGTTCACGGTCGAGAAACTGTACTTCCAGGCTTCGCCGCATTTGTATGTCACCGCCAACTTGTATCTCCCCAAACACCTGTCCAAGCCTGGGCCGGCTATTCTGTACGTCTGCGGCCACAGCCGGGTGGTGACCAATGGGGTCAGTTGCGGTTGCAAGGCCTATTATCAGCACCACGGCGCCTGGTTCGCGCGCAATGGGTATGTCTGCCTGATGATCGATACGCTCCAACTGGGCGAGATCCAGGGAATCCATCATGGGACCTACAACCTGGGCCAGTGGTGGTGGAATGCGCGCGGATACACCCCTGCCGGGGTCGAGGCCTGGTTTGCCATCCGGGCCTTGGATTATCTTTGCACCCGGCCCGAAGTGGACCCCGAGCGCATCGGCATGACAGGCCGCTCGGGCGGCGGCTCCTATACCTGGACGGTATCCGCCTTGGATGAGCGGGTGAAGGTGGCCGCCCCTGTAGCCGGAATGACTGACCTCCAGAACCAGGTGGTGGATGGCGCGGTCGAAGGCCACTGCGATTGCATGTTCTTCGTGAACACCTATCGCTGGGATTTCCCGCAATTGGCTGCCCTCATCGCCCCCAGGCCGCTCCTGATCGCCAACTCGGACAAAGACACCCTCTTCCCCCTGGACGGCGTGGTGCGGCTCTACTTCCAGACTCGGCGCATTTACCAGCTCTACGGCCAGACCAACAAGCTGGGCTTGCTCATCACAGACGGCCCGCATGCTGACACCCAGGACCTTCAACTGCCGGTCTTTCGCTGGTTCAATCGTTATCTCAAAGGCCAGGACCCGCTCATCGAAATGGCTGCAAAGCGCTTCTTTTCGCCCGAGCAACTCCGGGTCTTCGACCAGTTGCCTCCTGATGAGATCAACACCAAAATCCAGGAATACTTCGTAGCCCAGGCCCAGCCGCCCGCTTCCCCGGCCGGGTCTCCAGAGCGCCGGCGCTGGGAGGCCAATTGCCTGGCCACATTGCGCCAGAAAACATTCGGCGGCTGGCCGGCCGAGCCGCCGCCGGCCACGATTTCTTTGACAGACGACCGGAAGGCGGATGGAGTGCGCATTCGACGCTACATCGTCTCTCCCCAACCGGGGATCGAGCGGCCGCTGGTGGTTGTGAACGATGTGAGGGTCCGAAAACCACAACTCATCATTCTGCAAGTGTTGGATAGCTCTGACTGGACCAACTCACCCGAAAGGGCCCTCTGGCAAACCTCAAGTTCGCCCGTGGATTGTGTCCCGTTGCGCCGGCGTATGGAAGCTCAGCGGGCCGCCCTGGCTTTCTTTGCTCCGCGCGGCATCGAGCCCACTCCTTGGGCAGCCGACTCAAAAACCGCAATCCAGATACGCCGGCGGTTTATGTTGCTGGGCCAAACATTGGACGGGATGCGCGTTTGGGATATCCGTTGCGCGGCCAGGTCGCTGAGGTCCCTCGCACCATACCGTGATGCGGTGATTACCGCACAGGCTTCCGGGCCAATGGCGGTTAACAGCGCCTACGCCGCGTTGTTCGAGCCAGACCTCACGGAATTGGAGCTGGGTGACGTGCCAAAATCGCACCGAGATGGGCCCGACTACCTCAACGTCCTCAAGACGTGGGATATCCAGCAGGCGCTGGACGTCCTGGGCCCGCGACTGCACTTCAATTGACCGGCGAAGAGCCGCGGAATACTCAGGCTCTAAAGGCCATTGACCCGGAGGTCGCTACCAATGCGGCATTGAATGGTGACGGTGGCGTCAGTGCTCGATGAGCACCCATGAACCCGTGGCCGTTCCTGCAAACCCGAAACCTGATCGGGACGGTGGCCTCAACGTCACCTGAAACTTGGTCAGTTGTAAAACGCCGGCACGGAGGATACACTGCTAGAGGTTATGCGGCTTTGTCATCCCTGGCGAGCAGGAATATGGTTTGTGGCGGTGTCTGTTAAGTATATGCGTCAGACTGGGCGACTTTCCTGGCCAATC carries:
- a CDS encoding alpha/beta hydrolase family protein, with amino-acid sequence MRKTLVRGRMNPFPLLVSCAVLCFPARPLRAQAASPRNEADDPAFGAYFRQETALLSRRCLAGISSLQDWQTRRAELRRQLQEMLGLWPLPERTELHPVITGQLEEEEFTVEKLYFQASPHLYVTANLYLPKHLSKPGPAILYVCGHSRVVTNGVSCGCKAYYQHHGAWFARNGYVCLMIDTLQLGEIQGIHHGTYNLGQWWWNARGYTPAGVEAWFAIRALDYLCTRPEVDPERIGMTGRSGGGSYTWTVSALDERVKVAAPVAGMTDLQNQVVDGAVEGHCDCMFFVNTYRWDFPQLAALIAPRPLLIANSDKDTLFPLDGVVRLYFQTRRIYQLYGQTNKLGLLITDGPHADTQDLQLPVFRWFNRYLKGQDPLIEMAAKRFFSPEQLRVFDQLPPDEINTKIQEYFVAQAQPPASPAGSPERRRWEANCLATLRQKTFGGWPAEPPPATISLTDDRKADGVRIRRYIVSPQPGIERPLVVVNDVRVRKPQLIILQVLDSSDWTNSPERALWQTSSSPVDCVPLRRRMEAQRAALAFFAPRGIEPTPWAADSKTAIQIRRRFMLLGQTLDGMRVWDIRCAARSLRSLAPYRDAVITAQASGPMAVNSAYAALFEPDLTELELGDVPKSHRDGPDYLNVLKTWDIQQALDVLGPRLHFN